The proteins below are encoded in one region of Paenibacillus albus:
- a CDS encoding peptidylprolyl isomerase: protein MLKKDRVLRSIVLLQAVCMIIMAIVVVFRVLLPPKAAPQTEVEGGQLQGSTPSSAEEPIAAKVGSEQITVKQLNEQLRKQYGDQVLRTLMVRAATKLEADAYGLQVTDQEIDAELSEIMQGYEDEEHYYDAMKEQLGLTREGVREDTKYRLLLEKAAVRSVDVTDTEIDAYIADNKAQFAARTQLHLAWIVVPDTKAADDILDKLAAGEDFAVMAHTYSVDTDSAESGGDLGYIDADDPFADQAIIEAARQLSVGEVTGPIAVESGQAIIQLLEKKTEEEVSSNRQREQARKDIALSKLNGLRPYEDQLLQKYDAQIIQP from the coding sequence ATGTTGAAGAAAGACCGGGTACTGAGAAGTATCGTGCTGCTGCAGGCCGTATGTATGATTATTATGGCGATTGTCGTTGTTTTCCGTGTATTGCTCCCGCCTAAGGCAGCGCCGCAGACAGAGGTTGAGGGCGGGCAGCTGCAAGGGAGCACGCCATCATCTGCGGAAGAGCCGATTGCGGCGAAAGTCGGCAGTGAGCAGATTACTGTGAAACAGCTTAATGAGCAGCTGCGCAAGCAGTATGGTGATCAGGTGCTGCGGACGCTCATGGTGCGCGCGGCCACCAAGCTCGAAGCGGATGCTTACGGGCTGCAAGTGACAGATCAGGAGATCGACGCTGAGTTGTCAGAGATAATGCAAGGCTATGAGGATGAAGAGCATTACTACGATGCAATGAAGGAGCAGCTTGGCTTAACGCGGGAAGGCGTCCGTGAAGATACGAAGTATCGGCTTCTGCTCGAGAAGGCGGCTGTCCGTTCGGTGGACGTTACGGATACGGAGATTGATGCTTACATAGCGGATAATAAGGCTCAGTTTGCTGCACGGACGCAATTGCATCTGGCATGGATCGTAGTTCCGGATACGAAGGCGGCGGACGATATATTGGACAAGCTTGCCGCTGGTGAAGATTTTGCTGTGATGGCTCATACCTATTCGGTGGATACGGATTCGGCGGAGAGCGGCGGCGATCTCGGATATATTGACGCGGATGATCCCTTTGCCGATCAAGCGATAATTGAAGCAGCAAGGCAGCTAAGCGTCGGTGAAGTGACCGGTCCAATTGCAGTCGAGAGCGGACAAGCCATTATCCAGCTGCTGGAGAAGAAGACCGAAGAAGAAGTTAGCAGCAATCGGCAGCGGGAGCAAGCGCGGAAGGACATTGCGTTGTCCAAGCTGAACGGTCTTCGTCCGTACGAGGATCAACTTCTTCAGAAGTATGACGCTCAAATCATCCAGCCATAA
- the cysK gene encoding cysteine synthase A, producing MARIVQSVTELIGDTPLVRLNRLVPEDSAEVYVKLEYQNPGASVKDRIAISMIEVAEQEGSLKPGDTIVEPTSGNTGIGLAMVAAAKGYKAILVMPETMSVERRNLLRAYGAELVLTPGAEGMNGAVRRAEELAAQNPTYFIPQQFKNQANVKIHRETTGPEIVEAINSLDGKLDAFVAGIGTGGTISGAGEVLKQNFPGIKVVAVEPAASPLLSGGSPGGHKIQGIGANFIPDILNREIYDQVITIENEEAFETARRAAKEEGLLCGISSGAAIFAALKVAKELGKGKRVVAIVPSNGERYLSTPLFNFEN from the coding sequence ATGGCTAGAATTGTACAAAGCGTGACGGAGCTTATTGGGGATACACCGCTTGTTCGTTTGAACCGTTTGGTACCGGAGGACAGCGCAGAAGTTTACGTGAAACTGGAGTATCAGAATCCAGGTGCAAGCGTTAAGGATCGTATCGCAATCAGCATGATTGAAGTTGCTGAGCAAGAAGGAAGCCTGAAGCCAGGCGACACAATCGTTGAACCAACAAGCGGCAACACAGGTATTGGCCTTGCAATGGTTGCTGCTGCTAAAGGATATAAAGCAATTCTCGTTATGCCGGAAACAATGAGCGTTGAGCGTCGCAATCTGCTTCGTGCCTATGGTGCAGAGCTGGTGCTTACTCCAGGAGCAGAAGGCATGAACGGTGCGGTTCGCCGTGCAGAAGAGCTGGCAGCGCAAAATCCTACTTATTTCATTCCGCAACAATTCAAGAACCAAGCGAATGTGAAGATCCACCGCGAAACGACTGGTCCAGAGATCGTCGAAGCGATCAACTCGCTCGATGGCAAGCTGGATGCATTCGTAGCAGGTATCGGTACAGGCGGTACGATTTCCGGTGCTGGCGAAGTGCTGAAGCAGAACTTCCCAGGCATTAAGGTCGTAGCGGTTGAGCCAGCTGCTTCTCCGCTTCTTTCTGGCGGCAGCCCAGGCGGTCACAAGATTCAAGGTATCGGCGCTAACTTTATTCCAGACATTCTGAACCGTGAGATCTATGATCAAGTTATCACGATTGAGAACGAGGAAGCGTTTGAAACGGCTCGCCGTGCAGCGAAAGAAGAAGGTCTCCTTTGCGGTATTTCTTCCGGCGCAGCAATCTTCGCAGCACTCAAGGTGGCGAAAGAGCTTGGCAAAGGCAAGCGTGTCGTGGCGATTGTTCCATCGAACGGCGAACGTTACTTGTCCACGCCACTGTTCAACTTCGAGAACTAA
- a CDS encoding anthranilate synthase component I family protein, with protein MQRTAFKDWLTWREQGYTSLPLIAKRPLAEGEGRPSSWERAWQSADSDPGSPPYAFVLESGKDGRYTYLGLRPASVIRGKDMAAEAVNLASGSKTTYRAKPLEAVRSWMGGSKAPRVPDAPKWTGGCVGFWSYDVIRTIERLPELASDDLGLPDYLFMRMDELWIVDHQKDQLYIAVHSAITGDESDSQLEVLYGAACESVERLSAHWSKLMSGAAAEQDEALKRSRVDFMEDQTLQIDVEAVDGIGSPFAKEAYKAAVESIRNYIAAGDVFQVNLSQRQSRKVKTSPEELYEWLRLFNPSPYMGYLSCPDFQLVSASPELLVELQNGKLATRPIAGTRRRGRTEEEDQQMADELRSNEKERAEHIMLVDLERNDLGRISKFGSVHVEELMVIEYYSHVMHLVSQVEGTIAEGKDAYDVIGATFPGGTITGAPKIRTMEIIEELEPTRRGPYTGSLGWIDYNGDMEFNIIIRTMLVKDEVVHIQAGAGIVIDSEPEREYRESLNKAKALWKAIQYSEQWAAEQSRV; from the coding sequence GTGCAACGGACAGCCTTTAAGGATTGGTTAACTTGGCGGGAGCAGGGCTACACTTCGCTTCCGCTTATCGCGAAGCGGCCGCTGGCTGAAGGTGAAGGGCGACCTTCGTCGTGGGAGCGCGCATGGCAATCAGCAGATTCTGACCCTGGTTCGCCACCGTATGCGTTCGTGCTGGAGAGCGGCAAGGATGGACGCTACACATACCTCGGACTTCGTCCTGCTTCTGTTATTCGCGGCAAGGATATGGCGGCTGAGGCGGTCAATTTGGCCAGCGGTTCGAAGACGACTTACAGGGCGAAGCCGCTCGAAGCGGTGCGCAGCTGGATGGGCGGGAGCAAGGCTCCGCGTGTACCGGATGCGCCGAAGTGGACGGGCGGCTGCGTGGGCTTCTGGAGCTATGATGTCATCCGAACGATTGAGCGTCTGCCGGAGCTGGCGTCCGATGATCTCGGTCTGCCGGATTATCTGTTTATGCGAATGGACGAGCTATGGATTGTGGACCATCAGAAAGATCAGCTCTATATAGCCGTACATTCCGCTATCACGGGCGATGAGTCGGACTCGCAGTTGGAAGTGCTCTATGGAGCTGCATGCGAGAGCGTAGAGCGGCTATCCGCGCATTGGTCGAAGCTTATGAGCGGAGCTGCAGCGGAGCAGGACGAGGCGCTGAAGCGTTCGCGCGTAGACTTCATGGAAGATCAAACGCTGCAGATTGATGTTGAAGCGGTGGACGGCATCGGGTCTCCTTTTGCCAAGGAGGCTTACAAGGCGGCGGTTGAGAGCATCCGCAATTATATCGCGGCGGGCGATGTGTTTCAGGTGAACCTCTCGCAGAGGCAAAGCCGCAAGGTGAAGACAAGCCCAGAAGAACTGTATGAGTGGCTGCGGTTATTCAATCCATCGCCGTATATGGGCTATCTGAGCTGTCCGGACTTTCAGCTTGTATCGGCTTCGCCGGAGCTGCTCGTTGAGCTGCAGAACGGCAAGCTCGCGACACGCCCCATTGCAGGCACTCGCAGGCGTGGACGGACCGAGGAAGAAGACCAACAGATGGCGGACGAACTGCGCAGCAACGAGAAGGAGCGGGCGGAGCATATTATGCTCGTCGATTTGGAGCGCAACGACCTCGGTCGTATTTCCAAGTTTGGCTCCGTGCATGTAGAAGAGCTCATGGTCATCGAGTACTATAGCCACGTCATGCATTTGGTCTCCCAAGTGGAAGGCACAATCGCCGAAGGCAAAGATGCTTACGATGTCATTGGAGCGACCTTCCCGGGCGGAACCATTACAGGAGCGCCGAAGATCCGCACGATGGAGATCATCGAGGAGCTTGAGCCGACAAGGCGCGGACCCTATACCGGATCGCTCGGATGGATTGACTACAATGGGGATATGGAATTTAATATTATTATCAGAACGATGCTGGTGAAGGACGAGGTCGTTCATATTCAAGCCGGAGCGGGTATTGTCATTGACTCTGAACCAGAGCGCGAATACCGCGAGTCGCTGAACAAGGCGAAAGCGTTGTGGAAAGCGATTCAGTATAGCGAGCAATGGGCGGCAGAACAGAGCCGCGTCTAA
- the pabA gene encoding aminodeoxychorismate/anthranilate synthase component II, whose product MILVIDNYDSFTYNLVQYLGELGEEIVVKRNDEISLDGIAALAPDHILISPGPCSPNEAGISLALIERFKGIIPIFGVCLGHQAIGQAFGGDVVRAEKLMHGKTSQILHDGRTIFEGIPSPYTATRYHSLIVKKETLPDCLEISAETEEGEIMGLRHKEYMIEGVQFHPESIITENGHKLLRNFLNMRAGAVR is encoded by the coding sequence ATGATATTGGTCATCGATAACTACGACTCATTTACGTACAATTTGGTGCAGTACCTTGGCGAGCTGGGAGAAGAGATTGTCGTCAAGCGTAACGATGAAATCAGCTTAGATGGAATTGCCGCGCTTGCTCCAGATCATATTCTGATCTCCCCAGGGCCTTGCAGCCCGAACGAAGCAGGCATCAGCCTTGCATTGATCGAGCGGTTCAAGGGTATCATCCCGATATTTGGCGTTTGCCTTGGTCATCAAGCAATCGGACAAGCCTTCGGCGGCGACGTCGTTCGCGCTGAGAAGCTGATGCACGGCAAGACGTCGCAGATTCTTCATGATGGACGTACGATCTTTGAAGGCATCCCTTCGCCTTATACGGCAACGAGATACCATTCGCTAATTGTCAAAAAAGAAACGCTCCCGGACTGCCTTGAAATTAGCGCAGAGACGGAAGAAGGCGAGATTATGGGACTGCGTCACAAAGAGTACATGATCGAAGGCGTTCAATTCCACCCCGAGTCAATCATTACAGAGAACGGACATAAGCTGCTTCGCAATTTCCTGAACATGCGGGCAGGCGCTGTACGATGA
- a CDS encoding aminotransferase class IV, with the protein MNIGWNGSIIRQEEAVISVYDHGFLYGMGLFETFRTYGGKPYLLQRHLERLLRGCESLGICNSKWLSEDNLRAWLHQLMEANSLTDAYVRLTVTAGEDILGLPSGDYAKPNVLLMVKSLPAPSPSLYQNGRELALLKTARNTPEGEVRLKSLHYMNNIIAKRELAVSGASAGAEGLMLTKEGHLAEGIVSNLFFVRGGRLHTPSIDTGILPGVTRGRVLELASNRSAGVAAEVEEGFYTWAELMEADEVFVTNSIQELVPVTSLRDLTGAVKSIGNGQAGPFTTELLAAYQEDTKR; encoded by the coding sequence ATGAACATCGGTTGGAATGGCAGCATTATTCGTCAGGAGGAAGCCGTGATCTCGGTTTATGATCACGGTTTTTTGTATGGAATGGGCTTGTTCGAGACGTTCCGTACGTACGGAGGCAAGCCTTACTTGCTGCAGCGGCACCTGGAGCGTCTGTTGCGAGGGTGCGAATCGCTAGGCATCTGTAACAGTAAGTGGCTGAGCGAGGATAATCTCAGAGCTTGGCTTCATCAGCTTATGGAGGCCAATAGTCTGACAGATGCTTATGTCCGCCTTACGGTTACGGCCGGAGAGGATATTCTCGGCCTCCCGTCAGGTGACTACGCGAAGCCGAATGTGCTGCTCATGGTCAAATCGCTCCCCGCGCCAAGCCCGTCTCTTTATCAGAATGGACGCGAGCTAGCACTGTTGAAGACGGCGAGGAATACGCCTGAGGGCGAGGTGCGATTGAAATCGCTGCATTATATGAATAATATTATTGCGAAACGCGAATTGGCGGTTAGCGGCGCGTCCGCCGGAGCAGAGGGGCTTATGCTGACCAAGGAAGGCCATCTCGCCGAAGGGATCGTCAGCAATTTGTTTTTTGTACGCGGCGGGAGGCTTCATACACCTTCAATCGACACAGGCATTCTGCCTGGCGTGACGCGAGGACGAGTGCTGGAGCTTGCAAGTAATCGCAGCGCCGGTGTCGCGGCTGAGGTGGAGGAAGGCTTTTATACTTGGGCGGAGCTGATGGAGGCTGATGAAGTGTTCGTCACGAACTCCATACAGGAGCTCGTACCGGTTACCAGCCTAAGAGATCTCACAGGCGCTGTCAAATCAATTGGCAATGGACAGGCAGGGCCGTTCACGACCGAGCTGCTGGCTGCTTACCAGGAGGATACAAAACGATGA
- the folP gene encoding dihydropteroate synthase, producing the protein MNDSLQKELTNTSTKNQWPFQRSYAFPDGVKLELGSRTLIMGILNITPDSFTDGGRYNEIDAAIRHAREMAAEGVDIIDIGGESTRPGFAPVPLEEELKRVIPVIRAIREALPEMTLSIDTYKAETARQALEAGAHIINDIWGLKGDAKMAEVAAAFGCPVIISHNRQEINYNDLVTDVIGDLRESIAIAKQAGVADEAIWLDPGIGFAKTYDDNITLMGQLDRLVEEGYPVLLGTSRKKFIRETLQLEDIAELGYGTAATTVLGIAQGCQIVRVHDVQDNKRTALMSDSIVYRSRSLTHR; encoded by the coding sequence ATGAATGACTCCTTACAAAAGGAACTTACAAATACGAGTACGAAGAACCAATGGCCTTTTCAACGGTCTTACGCATTTCCGGATGGCGTGAAGCTCGAGCTGGGTTCGCGGACACTCATCATGGGGATTCTCAATATAACGCCAGATTCATTCACCGACGGCGGACGCTACAATGAAATTGATGCGGCGATCCGCCATGCTCGTGAAATGGCTGCAGAAGGTGTCGATATCATTGATATTGGCGGGGAGTCGACACGACCGGGCTTTGCACCCGTTCCGCTCGAAGAAGAACTGAAGCGCGTCATTCCGGTTATCCGGGCAATTCGTGAGGCATTGCCGGAGATGACGCTCTCCATTGATACATACAAGGCCGAGACTGCTCGACAAGCGCTCGAAGCGGGAGCCCATATCATTAACGATATCTGGGGACTCAAGGGAGATGCGAAGATGGCGGAGGTGGCCGCAGCATTTGGTTGCCCTGTCATCATCAGTCACAATCGGCAAGAGATTAATTATAACGACCTCGTGACAGACGTCATCGGCGATCTGCGGGAGAGCATTGCAATTGCGAAGCAAGCCGGCGTGGCAGATGAAGCGATCTGGCTTGATCCGGGCATTGGCTTTGCCAAAACTTACGATGATAACATCACGCTTATGGGACAGCTCGATCGTCTAGTCGAGGAAGGCTATCCGGTGCTGCTCGGCACCTCGCGCAAGAAATTCATTCGCGAGACGCTGCAGCTGGAGGATATCGCAGAGCTCGGTTACGGCACTGCTGCAACAACTGTGCTTGGCATCGCGCAGGGCTGCCAGATCGTTCGCGTACACGATGTGCAAGACAATAAACGAACAGCTCTAATGAGTGATTCGATTGTATATCGCTCTCGTAGTCTGACTCATAGATAA
- the folB gene encoding dihydroneopterin aldolase gives MDKMTLKGMRFFGYHGVFPEENRLGQQFYVDLSLQMDLSAAAATDELDHTINYADIHALVKTIVEGPPYKLIEALAGKIATGVLDAYTSVNDVTVSVTKPHPPFEIHFDGVTVELCRKRDEHGETRPARL, from the coding sequence ATGGATAAAATGACGCTGAAAGGAATGCGGTTTTTCGGCTACCATGGCGTATTTCCAGAGGAGAACCGACTGGGACAGCAGTTTTATGTCGATTTGTCGCTGCAGATGGACTTGTCCGCTGCGGCAGCAACTGATGAGCTTGACCACACAATCAACTATGCCGACATTCACGCGCTGGTGAAGACAATTGTAGAAGGTCCGCCATATAAATTGATCGAAGCATTGGCAGGCAAGATTGCAACGGGTGTGCTAGACGCTTATACTAGTGTAAATGATGTGACGGTATCCGTAACGAAGCCGCATCCGCCGTTTGAAATTCATTTTGACGGGGTAACGGTGGAACTTTGCAGAAAGCGGGATGAACATGGAGAGACACGGCCCGCAAGGCTTTAA
- the folK gene encoding 2-amino-4-hydroxy-6-hydroxymethyldihydropteridine diphosphokinase has product MERHGPQGFNDQLHPHWVEAYIALGSNVGDREKQLLDALRLLDQHPAIEVTRVSDIYETDPVGYTDQPAFLNMAAALRTTLEPLQLLHVMLEMEKLLGRTRDIRWGPRTIDLDMLLYEGAALEDEELTLPHPRMMERSFVLVPLHDVIQKGHLLQEEVRGIAQQALLDRGEGIALWNTINWQGASAHSGS; this is encoded by the coding sequence ATGGAGAGACACGGCCCGCAAGGCTTTAACGATCAGCTTCACCCGCACTGGGTTGAAGCTTATATTGCACTCGGCTCTAATGTAGGGGATCGTGAGAAGCAGCTGCTTGATGCGCTGAGGCTGCTCGATCAGCATCCGGCTATCGAAGTAACGCGTGTATCCGACATTTATGAAACAGATCCTGTCGGCTATACAGACCAGCCGGCTTTTCTCAATATGGCGGCCGCTCTGCGGACGACGCTTGAACCGCTGCAGCTGCTGCATGTCATGCTGGAGATGGAGAAGCTGCTTGGACGCACGCGGGATATTCGCTGGGGACCGCGAACGATCGACCTCGATATGCTGCTGTACGAAGGCGCTGCTCTCGAGGATGAAGAATTGACGCTTCCGCATCCACGGATGATGGAGCGCTCATTCGTGCTTGTTCCGCTGCATGATGTCATACAGAAGGGACACCTTTTGCAAGAAGAAGTACGTGGCATCGCACAACAAGCGTTATTGGACAGAGGGGAAGGGATTGCGCTATGGAATACGATCAATTGGCAGGGCGCGTCCGCGCATTCCGGAAGCTGA
- a CDS encoding helix-turn-helix domain-containing protein, producing MEYDQLAGRVRAFRKLKGYTQQELAAKLDVSVAVLGSLERGTRKPDPKLLERISETLGISYRELTANYNNSN from the coding sequence ATGGAATACGATCAATTGGCAGGGCGCGTCCGCGCATTCCGGAAGCTGAAAGGCTATACCCAACAGGAACTGGCTGCGAAGCTGGACGTATCGGTAGCGGTGCTTGGCTCGCTAGAGCGGGGAACCCGCAAGCCTGATCCGAAGCTGCTCGAGCGAATCTCGGAAACGTTAGGTATCAGCTATCGCGAATTGACCGCTAATTACAATAATTCAAACTAA
- the dusB gene encoding tRNA dihydrouridine synthase DusB, whose translation MLKIGNIEMKNKVVLAPMAGVCNPAFRLIAKEFGTGLVCAEMVSDKAILHGNKRTLEMLYVDEREKPLSLQIFGGDRESLVEAAKIVDKQTNADIIDINMGCPVPKVTKCDAGARWLLDPNKIYEMVSAVVDSVDKPVTVKMRIGWDSEHIYATENAQAVERAGGKAVSVHGRTREQLYTGVANWDIIRDVKQSVSIPVIGNGDVFTPEDARKLLDHTGCDGVMIGRGALGNPWMLYRTIHYLTTGELLPDPSPSEKMDVAILHMDRLVNLKGEGTAVREMRKHLAWYLKGLPGATRVKDVIMEETTRDKVVQILGQYVESLGELGFVPAEAESSASTDEVVYH comes from the coding sequence ATGCTCAAGATCGGAAACATCGAGATGAAGAATAAAGTCGTGCTGGCACCGATGGCAGGTGTGTGCAACCCGGCTTTTCGACTGATCGCCAAAGAATTCGGCACAGGCCTTGTATGCGCAGAGATGGTAAGCGACAAAGCCATTCTGCACGGCAACAAACGCACACTGGAGATGCTGTATGTCGATGAGCGGGAGAAGCCGCTTAGCTTGCAAATATTTGGCGGTGACCGCGAATCGCTGGTAGAGGCCGCGAAAATTGTCGATAAACAAACGAATGCCGACATTATCGACATTAACATGGGCTGCCCTGTGCCGAAGGTAACCAAATGCGACGCTGGCGCGCGCTGGCTGCTTGACCCGAACAAAATTTACGAGATGGTATCTGCCGTTGTAGACAGTGTCGATAAACCAGTCACGGTGAAGATGCGTATCGGCTGGGACAGCGAGCATATTTACGCCACTGAGAATGCACAAGCTGTCGAGCGCGCAGGCGGCAAAGCGGTTAGCGTTCATGGCCGTACAAGAGAGCAGTTGTATACAGGAGTAGCCAATTGGGACATTATAAGGGATGTTAAGCAGTCGGTATCCATTCCTGTCATTGGTAACGGTGATGTGTTCACGCCGGAGGATGCCCGCAAACTGCTCGATCATACAGGCTGCGACGGCGTTATGATTGGACGTGGAGCATTGGGAAACCCGTGGATGCTGTATCGGACCATTCACTATTTGACGACAGGAGAACTGTTGCCTGATCCGTCGCCTAGCGAGAAGATGGACGTTGCGATTTTGCACATGGACCGTCTTGTGAACTTGAAGGGCGAAGGCACTGCTGTTCGCGAGATGCGCAAGCATTTGGCTTGGTACCTGAAGGGGCTTCCGGGAGCAACGCGCGTGAAGGACGTCATTATGGAAGAAACGACACGCGACAAAGTGGTGCAGATTTTAGGGCAATATGTCGAATCGCTTGGGGAGCTTGGCTTTGTACCTGCAGAAGCCGAGTCCTCCGCATCCACGGATGAAGTTGTTTATCACTGA
- the greA gene encoding transcription elongation factor GreA, which translates to MSDKEIILTQDGLKKLEDELENLKSVKRREVAERIKVAIGYGDISENSEYEDAKNEQAFIEGRVITLEKMLRNARIINNDEINIDTVSIGSIVTVEDLEFGDTMEYAIVGTAESDPMNNKISNESPVGKAILGKNKGTIVEVSVPAGIIQYKIVDIKK; encoded by the coding sequence ATGAGCGATAAAGAGATTATTCTTACGCAAGATGGTCTGAAGAAGTTGGAAGATGAGCTCGAGAACTTAAAGTCCGTCAAGCGTCGTGAAGTTGCTGAGAGGATTAAAGTGGCCATCGGCTATGGCGATATCAGTGAGAACTCCGAATACGAAGATGCGAAGAATGAACAGGCTTTTATCGAAGGACGTGTTATCACTCTGGAGAAGATGCTTCGCAACGCACGTATCATCAATAACGATGAAATCAATATTGATACGGTAAGCATTGGCTCAATCGTAACGGTTGAAGATTTGGAGTTTGGCGATACGATGGAATATGCAATCGTGGGCACAGCTGAATCTGATCCTATGAACAACAAAATATCGAATGAAAGCCCGGTTGGTAAAGCTATTCTCGGCAAGAACAAAGGAACAATCGTTGAAGTAAGCGTACCAGCCGGCATTATTCAATATAAAATCGTTGATATTAAAAAATAA
- the lysS gene encoding lysine--tRNA ligase: MGLPGITRRWLAVENNTQEQELSELLQIRRDKLDELRGLGIDPFGGKFERTHHAKAIVDAHENVSKEELEGQAIEVTVAGRIMQKRGMGKAGFAHIQDLSGKIQVYARKDTVEEAQYQAFELLDLGDIIGVRGTVFKTNTGETSIKAKEIVVLSKSLLPLPEKYHGLKDVELRYRQRYVDLIVNPEVQQTFISRSRIIQSMRRYLDALGYLEVETPTLHAIAGGAAARPFITHHNALDMQLYMRIAIELHLKRLIVGGMEKVYEIGRVYRNEGISTRHNPEFTMIELYEAYADYKDIMALTESLIAHIAQEVLGTTKINYQGQDVDLTVGWRRVSMVDLVKEAKGVDFSQQMTDEEAHAHAKAHNVKVEPHMTFGHILNAFFEEFCEHTLIQPTFVTGHPVAISPLAKKNDIDPRFTDRFELFIVAREHANAFTELNDPIDQRQRFEAQLVEKEQGNDEAHDMDEDFIRALEYGMPPTGGLGIGIDRLVMLLTDAPSIRDVLLFPLMRERTGE, translated from the coding sequence ATGGGGCTTCCAGGGATTACAAGGAGATGGCTAGCAGTGGAGAACAATACACAAGAACAAGAACTGAGCGAGCTTCTGCAAATTCGCAGAGACAAGCTGGACGAATTAAGAGGGCTTGGAATCGATCCTTTCGGCGGCAAATTCGAGAGAACTCATCATGCTAAAGCTATTGTTGATGCTCATGAGAATGTAAGCAAGGAAGAGCTTGAAGGACAAGCCATTGAAGTGACGGTTGCTGGCCGTATTATGCAGAAACGTGGCATGGGTAAAGCAGGCTTTGCACATATCCAGGACCTGAGCGGCAAAATCCAGGTTTACGCACGTAAAGATACCGTTGAGGAAGCTCAGTATCAAGCATTCGAGCTGCTAGACTTGGGCGATATCATTGGCGTGCGCGGTACGGTGTTCAAGACCAACACAGGCGAGACGTCGATTAAAGCAAAGGAAATTGTGGTTCTGTCGAAATCACTGCTTCCGCTGCCGGAGAAATATCATGGCCTGAAGGACGTTGAGCTGCGTTACCGTCAGCGCTACGTAGACTTAATTGTGAACCCGGAAGTACAACAAACGTTCATTTCACGCTCCCGCATTATCCAGTCGATGCGCCGCTACCTCGATGCTCTCGGATATTTGGAAGTTGAAACGCCGACACTGCATGCGATTGCAGGCGGCGCGGCTGCCCGTCCATTCATTACGCATCACAATGCGCTTGATATGCAGCTCTACATGCGTATCGCGATTGAGCTTCATTTGAAGCGTCTCATTGTCGGCGGGATGGAGAAAGTGTACGAGATCGGCCGTGTTTATCGGAATGAAGGTATCTCGACACGCCACAATCCTGAGTTTACGATGATTGAGTTGTACGAGGCCTATGCGGACTATAAAGATATTATGGCTCTAACGGAGTCGCTTATTGCGCATATCGCGCAAGAAGTCCTTGGAACAACGAAGATCAATTATCAAGGACAAGACGTGGATCTGACTGTAGGATGGCGTCGTGTATCTATGGTTGATCTCGTGAAAGAAGCGAAAGGCGTTGACTTCAGCCAGCAAATGACGGATGAAGAAGCGCATGCACATGCCAAAGCGCACAATGTGAAGGTTGAACCGCACATGACGTTTGGCCATATCCTTAATGCATTCTTTGAAGAGTTCTGTGAGCATACGCTCATTCAGCCTACCTTCGTAACGGGTCACCCGGTTGCGATCTCGCCGCTGGCTAAGAAGAACGATATCGATCCACGATTTACGGATCGTTTCGAGCTCTTCATCGTTGCTCGTGAGCACGCGAATGCGTTCACGGAGCTTAACGATCCTATCGATCAACGCCAACGCTTCGAAGCGCAGTTGGTTGAGAAGGAACAAGGCAATGACGAAGCGCATGATATGGATGAAGACTTCATCCGTGCGCTGGAGTACGGTATGCCGCCTACAGGTGGTCTTGGTATCGGCATCGACCGTTTGGTTATGCTGCTTACAGATGCGCCATCCATTCGTGATGTGCTGTTGTTCCCGCTTATGCGTGAACGGACAGGTGAATAA